In Acidobacteriota bacterium, the DNA window GGCAATTGCATGGGCAGGTTGATGCGCATCACGAACTGCACGATCAGCAGTCCCGCCAGACCCCATGCGGCTCCCGCCACGGCCAGGGCCCGCAGCCAGCGCGACCATTCCAGCTTCCAGGCCAGCAGCGCCAGCAGCGTGAAGGGGATGATGGCCGCCAGGTGTCCGTAATTCCAAGCCCATCCGTAACCGAACTCATATGCGAAGGGATTCATTACTCTTGCTCCTTATCCTGGCCGTGGTATTCAAAGACCTCTTCCAGCGGCAGGCCGAAGACCGCGGCGATTCGAAAAGCCACCTCCAGCGAGGGCGAGTATTTGCCCAGTTCGATGGCGTTGATGGTCTGGCGGGTGACGTCCACCTGTTGGGCCAACTGCCGCTGGGTCATCTCGCCGTTTTCAAAGCGCAGCCGGCGGATGTGATTGCTGATCGGCAGCTTTCCCATGTCAAACCCCGCGCCTGTGTCCCACGATGCGCAGGATGTTTTTCACCACTTCGCCGACCACGAAGGCGAACAGCACCAGATAACTGAT includes these proteins:
- a CDS encoding helix-turn-helix transcriptional regulator: MGKLPISNHIRRLRFENGEMTQRQLAQQVDVTRQTINAIELGKYSPSLEVAFRIAAVFGLPLEEVFEYHGQDKEQE